The following coding sequences lie in one Cucurbita pepo subsp. pepo cultivar mu-cu-16 chromosome LG13, ASM280686v2, whole genome shotgun sequence genomic window:
- the LOC111808355 gene encoding ABC transporter F family member 3 yields MTEVASAVVHEVLGQRTQDVDEPIIDYIINVLADEDFEFGEDGEGAFDALGELLVGAGCVTDFTECRTVCSRISEKFGKHGLVKPKPAVRSLVTPMRMNEGMDEEQVPKKKPEVTDGPVLTERDRLKLERRKRKEERQREAQYQMHLAEMEAARAGMPVIRVNHDSSSGPNVKDIHMENFNISVGGRDLIVDGTITLSFGRHYGLIGRNGTGKTTFLRAMAMHAIDGIPQNCQILHVEQEVVGDDTTALQCVLNSDIERTQLLGEEARLLALQDAKSSAAVDKDGIAQRLEEIYKRLEFIDAYSAEARAASILAGLSFSPEMQRQATKAFSGGWRMRIALARALFIEPDLLLLDEPTNHLDLHAVLWLESYLVKWPKTIIVVSHAREFLNTVVTDILHLQGQKLTTYKGNYDTFERTREEQLKNQQKAFEANERTRTHMQTFIDKFRYNAKRASLVQSRIKALERIGHVDEVINDPDYKFEFPTPDDRPGPPIISFSDASFGYPGGPILFKNLNFGIDLDSRIAMVGPNGIGKSTILKLIAGELQPTSGTVFRSAKVRIAVFSQHHVDGLDLSSNPLLYMMRCFPGVPEQKLRAHLGSFGVTGNLALQPMYTLSGGQKSRVAFAKITFKKPHIILLDEPSNHLDLDAVEALIQGLVLFQGGILMVSHDEHLISGSVEELWAVSDGKVNPFHGTFQDYKKILQSS; encoded by the exons ATGACGGAGGTGGCGAGCGCAGTGGTGCACGAGGTCCTTGGACAGAGAACCCAGGATGTGGATGAGCCCATCATCGATTACATCATTAATGTTCTTGCGGACGAGGATTTCGAGTTCGGTGAGGATGGCGAAGGAGCTTTTGATGCTCTGGGTGAGCTTCTCGTTGGTGCTGGATGCGTTACCGACTTCACCGAATGCCGCACG GTTTGTAGTAGAATCTCAGAAAAGTTTGGGAAGCATGGACTGGTCAAGCCTAAACCAGCTGTGCGCAGTCTTGTAACACCCATGAGAATGAACGAAGGAATGGATGAAGAGCAGGTTCCAAAGAAGAAGCCGGAAGTTACTGATGGTCCTGTACTGACTGAGCGTGACCGATTAAAGCTAGAAAGGCGAAAGAGGAAGGAAGAGCGTCAAAGAGAG GCGCAATACCAAATGCATTTAGCTGAAATGGAGGCAGCCAGGGCAGGAATGCCTGTAATACGTGTTAATCACGATAGTAGCAGCGGACCTAATGTCAAAGATATTCATATGGAGAATTTCAATATTTCTGTTGGTGGTCGTGATTTGATTGTGGATGGTACAATCACACTGTCATTTGGAAGGCATTATG GTCTTATAGGAAGAAATGGTACGGGGAAGACAACTTTTCTTAGGGCAATGGCTATGCATGCCATTGATGGTATTCCTCAGAATTGCCAGATATTACATGTAGAGCAGGAAGTTGTTGGTGATGATACAACAGCATTGCAGTGTGTTTTAAACTCAGATATTGAGAGAACCCAACTTTTGGGGGAGGAAGCTCGTCTTCTAGCCCTACAAGATGCAAAAAGCAGTGCGGCTGTTGACAAAGATGGCATTGCACAAAGGCTTGAAGAGATATACAAAAGACTTGAGTTTATTGATGCTTATTCTGCAGAGGCACGTGCTGCTTCCATTCTTGCG ggCCTGAGTTTCTCCCCAGAAATGCAGCGGCAAGCAACCAAAGCATTTTCAGGAGGTTGGAGAATGCGTATTGCTCTTGCACGTGCGTTGTTCATAGAGCCTGATTTGTTGCTACTTGATGAACCCACA AACCATCTTGATCTTCATGCTGTTCTCTGGTTGGAATCCTACCTTGTGAAGTGGCCAAAAACAATCATAGTTGTTTCTCATGCTAGAGAATTTTTGAACACG GTAGTCACTGACATCCTTCATCTTCAAGGGCAGAAATTAACAACCTATAAAGGTAACTATGATACATTTGAGAGGACAAGAGAAGAGCAACTTAAGAACCAACAGAAAGCATTTGAGGCAAATGAACGGACACGAACTCATATGCAG ACATTTATCGATAAGTTCAGATACAATGCGAAGAGGGCATCTCTTGTTCAATCAAGGATCAAG GCTCTGGAGCGAATTGGTCATGTGGATGAAGTTATAAATGATCCTGA CTACAAATTTGAGTTCCCAACGCCAGATGACAGGCCAGGTCCACCTATAATAAGCTTCAG TGATGCATCATTTGGCTATCCAGGTGGACCCATATTATTCAAGAATCTGAATTTTGGGATTGATCTTGACAGTCGAATAGCAA TGGTTGGTCCAAATGGCATTGGTAAATCAACCATCCTCAAATTAATTGCTGGGGAACTTCAACCCACCTCTGGAACTGTTTTTCGTTCAGCTAAG GTTCGAATAGCTGTCTTTAGTCAGCACCATGTTGATGGGTTAGACTTGTCTTCAAATCCACTTCTGTACATGATGCGTTGCTTTCCA GGCGTGCCGGAACAAAAGCTTCGAGCTCACCTAGGTTCATTTGGTGTAACTGGAAACCTTGCTCTTCAGCCTATGTACACACTATCTG GTGGTCAGAAAAGCAGAGTTGCTTTTGCGAAGATCACATTCAAGAAGCCGCACATTATATTGCTTGACGAGCCATCCAATCATCTG GATCTGGATGCGGTGGAGGCTCTGATTCAGGGCCTCGTCTTGTTTCAAGGAGGCATTCTCATG GTGAGTCACGACGAGCATCTGATATCGGGAAGTGTTGAGGAGCTGTGGGCAGTGTCAGATGGTAAAGTAAATCCATTCCATGGCACATTCCAAGATTACAAGAAGATACTGCAGTCCTCGTAG
- the LOC111808356 gene encoding putative E3 ubiquitin-protein ligase UBR7, whose translation MAEVFDDETEQTISIQEYLKEVEDQELEADLVLGGDEGKECTYSKGYMKRQAIFSCLTCTPDGNAGVCTACSLSCHDGHEIVELWTKRNFRCDCGNSKFGDFICKLFSNKDVENANNSYNHNFKGSYCICNRPYPDPDVEEQVEMIQCCMCEDWFHEEHLGLSSIDEIPRDEEGEPLYEDFICPACSEICSFLIQYPSSIWAVGRHSAGKNSLLSELPENNNTQTDSCVLETSSSASIIAENKPMFLSKNWRSALCRCEKCIHNYKLKNISFLVDEEDSIAEYEKIAKQKREEKLQEQEGAELKLFDNLGHVEKIEILNGIADMKDEIRTFMESFDSSKPITSADIHQVFENLAKKRRRTE comes from the exons ATGGCGGAAGTTTTCGACGACGAAACCGAACAAACAATTTCTATTCAGGAGTATCTGAAGGAAGTTGAGGATCAGGAGCTg GAAGCGGATTTAGTTTTGGGAGGCGATGAAGGAAAGGAATGTACTTACAGCAAGGGTTATATGAAGAGACAAGCCATTTTCTCATGTCTAACTTGTACCCCTGATGGAAATGCTGGAGTTTGCACAGCCTGTAGCTTGTCATGCCATGATGGACATGAG ATTGTGGAATTATGGACCAAAAGAAACTTCAGGTGCGACTgtggaaattcaaaatttggagaTTTCATCTGCAAGCTGTTCTCAAACAAAGACGTAGAAAATGCCAACAACTCatataatcataattttaaaggaTCATACTGCATATGCAATCGCCCTTATCCCGATCCAGATGTCGAAGAGCAGGTGGAGATGATTCAGTGCTGTATGTGTGAGGATTGGTTCCATGAGGAACATCTTGGTCTCAGTTCCATAGATGAG ATTCCAAGAGACGAAGAAGGGGAGCCCCTATACGAGGACTTTATATGCCCGGCGTGTTCGGAAATTTGTTCTTTCCTGATTCAATATCCTTCGTCTATATGGGCAGTGGGAAGGCACTCTGCTGGAAAGAACAGCTTGCTTAGTGAACTTCCTGAGAATAATAACACTCAAACTGATAGTTGTGTGCTTGAAACCTCTTCATCTGCTTCCATAATTGCTGAAAACAAGCCAATGTTTCTTTCAAAGAACTGGAGGAGTGCCTTGTGCAGATGTGAAAAATGCATCCATAATTACAAGCTGAAGAACATTAGTTTCTTGGTAGATGAAGAAGACTCCATTGCTGAGTATGAGAAAATAGCAAAGCAGAAGAGGGAAGAGAAGTTACAGGAACAAGAGGGTGCTGAGTTAAAGCTGTTTGATAACCTGGGCCATGTGGAGAAGATTGAGATTCTAAATGGCATTGCAGATATGAAGGATGAGATTCGTACATTCATG GAATCGTTCGACTCGTCGAAGCCGATTACATCTGCAGATATCCACCAGGTATTTGAGAATCTAGCTAAAAAGAGACGTCGTACTGAATGA